The following coding sequences lie in one Mercenaria mercenaria strain notata chromosome 5, MADL_Memer_1, whole genome shotgun sequence genomic window:
- the LOC123556232 gene encoding BTB/POZ domain-containing protein 17-like, protein MDMNIVEEIEIVDTGNDVDLMQQVLRDDENFIRNVSQFFNQKDLSDVTITVGEQSYFGHKFVLAKSSDVFRTMLYGDGWTQGQDQELILTESDECQAVFDVFLRFMYTAEVTVTVDTAVGILCLADKYNVTSLKSLCVGYMIQNTQSPRVHNALHWYNWAKALHLEDLVESCTKTIAWNIEAILGSTEWHNMDLQFIRDILNNSGLVVANEYLLYTGLVSWLQYESHEENLRENAEALLPLIRFPQMLVSQLYNIELSDFFELPEVNCILKELVNKAYRYRSLCPTQVKLDVTFDGPFYKPRNYMDLAVDSVLMQNTLRFGIQVDVRTYAGPVVSENRNGEWKITYRKHENNWTINLFCHESATINGEAFIEVCVLIFNDEEKVIQVDMVPATVCTRTNNLGLNVNVDNPAASKNMVLLIKPVPH, encoded by the coding sequence ATGGACATGAATATTGTAGAAGAAATCGAAATAGTGGATACAGGAAATGACGTAGACCTAATGCAGCAGGTGCTCCGGGACGACGAGAATTTTATTCGAAACGTGTCACAGTTTTTCAATCAGAAAGATCTCAGTGACGTCACGATCACTGTTGGTGAACAAAGCTATTTCGGACATAAGTTTGTTCTTGCAAAATCTAGCGATGTCTTCCGAACGATGCTTTACGGTGATGGCTGGACTCAAGGCCAAGATCAAGAACTGATTCTAACAGAGAGTGACGAGTGCCAAGCAGTATTTGACGTTTTTCTACGATTCATGTATACGGCGGAAGTGACCGTTACCGTGGATACGGCGGTTGGGATTTTATGTCTGGCCGACAAATACAACGTAACGTCATTAAAGTCATTATGTGTGGGATATATGATTCAAAACACACAGTCACCTAGGGTACACAATGCCTTACACTGGTATAACTGGGCAAAAGCACTACATCTTGAAGATCTGGTTGAGTCCTGTACTAAAACAATTGCATGGAATATTGAAGCAATACTTGGCTCAACCGAGTGGCATAATATGGACTtacagtttattcgggatattctAAATAACTCGGGCCTGGTAGTAGCCAATGAATACTTGCTTTACACCGGTTTAGTTTCCTGGTTGCAGTATGAATCACACGAAGAAAACTTAAGAGAAAATGCAGAGGCTCTCTTACCGCTGATTCGGTTTCCGCAGATGTTAGTGAGTCAGTTGTATAATATTGAGTTATCTGATTTTTTCGAGCTGCCGGAAGTAAACTGTATCTTAAAGGAACTTGTAAATAAAGCATACAGGTACAGATCACTGTGTCCTACACAAGTTAAGCTCGATGTAACGTTTGACGGACCGTTTTACAAGCCGAGAAATTACATGGACCTTGCTGTTGACTCGGTGCTTATGCAAAATACGCTACGATTCGGAATACAGGTGGATGTGCGCACATATGCCGGACCAGTTGTGTCTGAAAACCGCAACGGAGAGTGGAAAATTACGTacagaaaacatgaaaataactGGACTATAAATCTGTTTTGTCATGAATCTGCCACTATTAACGGTGAAGCCTTTATCGAAGTGTGTGTTCTGATATTTAATGATGAGGAAAAAGTTATACAAGTTGACATGGTTCCGGCAACAGTCTGTACAAGGACAAACAACCTTGGACTTAACGTCAACGTAGACAATCCCGCCGCTTCGAAAAATATGGTCTTGTTGATAAAACCCGTACCGCATTAA